One region of Thermoanaerobaculia bacterium genomic DNA includes:
- a CDS encoding glycosyltransferase: MAEVSLIVVNYYTADHLRALVESARAHSPFARYEWIVVDNSPGGESLPSIPEPCRVISPGRNLGFAAACNLAAKASQADFLFFCNPDITFLESLEPLISLHGGKYRGGVPLINPRQRFQLRRFPTPLNFFVDFCGPVTVWPGNPWSSRYYYDHHPPDRPFPVLQPAACALLVERSAYEDLSGMDEAFFPAWFEDVDFSYRYWKKGYRFLCDPRVSIAHTLGVSADRIGRQEFLKIYARNYTRFARKHFNASTKLFSMLFLRMGMALRGIGSW, from the coding sequence ATGGCTGAAGTTTCCCTGATCGTCGTTAACTACTACACAGCAGATCACCTGCGTGCCCTGGTCGAATCTGCCCGGGCTCATTCACCCTTTGCCCGTTATGAGTGGATCGTTGTGGACAATTCTCCCGGGGGAGAATCTCTCCCTTCAATTCCGGAACCATGCAGAGTAATCAGCCCGGGAAGGAACCTGGGGTTTGCAGCGGCGTGCAACCTGGCGGCAAAGGCCAGCCAGGCAGATTTCCTCTTCTTCTGTAATCCGGATATCACCTTTCTTGAATCTCTGGAACCTCTGATCTCCCTTCATGGAGGGAAATACCGCGGTGGAGTCCCGCTGATAAACCCACGACAGAGATTTCAGCTGCGGCGATTCCCCACACCTCTAAATTTCTTTGTTGACTTTTGCGGACCGGTCACGGTCTGGCCGGGTAATCCCTGGTCATCGCGCTATTACTATGACCACCACCCACCGGACAGACCCTTCCCCGTCCTGCAACCCGCAGCATGCGCTCTCCTGGTTGAACGTTCCGCCTATGAGGACCTGAGTGGAATGGATGAGGCATTTTTTCCTGCCTGGTTTGAAGATGTGGATTTTTCCTATCGATATTGGAAAAAGGGATATCGATTTCTCTGTGACCCCCGGGTAAGCATCGCCCATACCCTCGGAGTAAGTGCCGATCGAATCGGGCGTCAAGAATTCCTGAAAATTTACGCCAGGAACTACACCCGATTTGCCAGAAAGCACTTTAACGCCTCTACAAAACTGTTTTCCATGCTATTTCTGCGAATGGGAATGGCTCTCAGGGGAATCGGATCATGGTGA